In Anabaena sphaerica FACHB-251, a genomic segment contains:
- a CDS encoding aminotransferase class V-fold PLP-dependent enzyme encodes MLHHHRAKFPALANKIYFNYGGQGPMPQGAMDAITQTQAHIQEIGPFGAEAYGWISPQMQATREAIASTLNVPTDTITLTGNVTIGCNIGMWGIDWQAGDHLLLSDCEHPGVIATAQEISRRFAIEVSTCPLMATLNEGDPVTIIAESLRPNTRLVILSHVLWNTGQVLPIDKITEICRNNNSLLLVDAAQSVGVLPLNLTESGVDFYAFTGHKWLCGPAGVGALYVRPQTREMLQPTFIGLDGVITNNQAQPINWQPDGRRYEVSTLATPLYVGLREAIAVHNQWGTAEERYQKICRNSEYLWQKLTALTNVKCLKNSPPQSGLVAFQLANNQPSSKLVQFLESQKILTRTIANPNCVRVSVHYLTLESEIDQLIAAIEIFSHL; translated from the coding sequence ATGTTGCATCACCATCGCGCCAAATTTCCAGCTTTAGCGAATAAAATTTATTTTAATTATGGGGGACAAGGACCAATGCCTCAAGGGGCGATGGATGCTATCACACAAACTCAAGCGCATATTCAGGAAATAGGACCTTTTGGTGCTGAGGCTTATGGCTGGATATCTCCCCAGATGCAAGCTACTAGGGAGGCGATCGCATCTACATTAAATGTACCAACTGACACGATTACCCTCACAGGTAATGTCACCATTGGCTGTAACATCGGAATGTGGGGAATTGATTGGCAAGCTGGTGATCATTTGTTGCTTTCCGACTGTGAACATCCGGGAGTGATTGCCACTGCTCAAGAAATTAGTCGTAGATTCGCTATAGAAGTTTCCACTTGTCCCCTGATGGCAACTTTAAACGAGGGCGATCCTGTCACTATTATTGCCGAAAGTTTACGCCCCAATACACGACTAGTAATTTTAAGTCATGTCTTATGGAATACAGGTCAAGTTTTGCCTATTGACAAAATAACAGAAATATGCAGGAATAACAATTCCTTGTTGTTGGTAGATGCGGCTCAATCTGTTGGGGTTCTGCCTTTAAATTTAACAGAATCAGGGGTTGATTTCTATGCTTTTACTGGACATAAATGGTTATGTGGACCAGCAGGTGTAGGTGCTTTGTATGTGCGACCCCAAACGCGGGAAATGTTACAACCGACATTTATTGGTTTGGATGGAGTAATTACCAACAATCAAGCACAACCTATTAATTGGCAACCAGATGGGCGAAGATATGAAGTGTCTACCTTGGCAACTCCATTATATGTGGGTTTAAGGGAAGCGATCGCCGTTCATAATCAGTGGGGAACCGCAGAAGAACGCTATCAGAAAATTTGCAGAAACAGTGAATATCTTTGGCAAAAGTTAACAGCATTAACAAATGTCAAATGTTTAAAAAATTCTCCACCTCAAAGCGGTTTAGTTGCCTTTCAGCTTGCTAATAATCAGCCTAGTTCCAAATTAGTTCAATTTTTAGAATCCCAAAAAATCTTAACTCGCACAATTGCCAATCCTAATTGTGTTCGCGTTAGTGTTCATTACCTAACTTTAGAATCAGAAATTGACCAATTAATAGCAGCAATCGAAATATTTTCTCATCTGTAA
- a CDS encoding TM0106 family RecB-like putative nuclease gives MIINAELLLQYQRCKRRPFLDTHGDYSQRDVTHELLVKVQQDKLTHQQSVLKNLAAYHQPDYPSRNWEAGAAATVELMQQGVELIHRGVLLATYEEKYTLLSRPDLLVKQPGTSSFGDWFYVPVDIQLGKRPKQEYQVVAAFHAEILGALQEVILEEAWLILRNKDATYVVDLDKWTPQMLDILAEYIQVVESPEAPEVFIARQKCNLCHWYHHCYAIAQSQQHLSLLPGVTPIRYTQLQALSTTTLEAVANISPSTLENLIGFDPEVASKLILQAQSTLTKRPLILPYALPGENLTFTAPIELYFDIEAQPDLNLNYLLGVLVVDRQENTEQFYSLLAETPAEEELIWQQFLDLVCQYPQAPIYHFCAYEVETVKKLGRLYRTPYSSVSPILNRFVDIYEQLTQSVALPIESYALKAIARWLGFEWRDQEASGAKCIYWYDQWLETGDHTLLELIQRYNEDDCRATRKVKDWLVNFFQAEYARKLA, from the coding sequence ATGATCATTAATGCTGAACTCCTACTCCAATATCAACGCTGTAAGCGGCGGCCTTTTTTAGATACTCATGGTGACTATAGCCAGCGAGATGTTACCCATGAGTTGCTGGTGAAAGTGCAACAAGACAAACTCACTCATCAGCAAAGCGTGTTAAAAAACTTGGCGGCTTATCACCAGCCTGATTATCCCTCCAGGAACTGGGAAGCTGGTGCAGCAGCAACTGTAGAATTAATGCAGCAAGGTGTTGAGCTTATTCATCGCGGAGTGTTATTAGCCACTTATGAAGAAAAATATACTTTACTGAGTCGTCCAGATTTACTTGTCAAACAGCCAGGAACATCCAGCTTTGGTGACTGGTTTTATGTTCCTGTGGATATTCAACTAGGTAAACGTCCCAAACAAGAATATCAAGTTGTCGCTGCTTTTCACGCGGAGATTTTGGGGGCGTTACAGGAAGTAATCCTGGAAGAAGCTTGGCTGATATTGCGGAATAAGGATGCAACTTATGTGGTGGACTTAGATAAATGGACACCACAAATGCTTGATATTTTGGCGGAGTATATTCAAGTGGTTGAGTCACCAGAAGCACCGGAAGTATTTATTGCCCGGCAAAAGTGCAATCTCTGTCACTGGTATCATCATTGTTATGCGATCGCCCAATCTCAGCAACATCTCTCCCTGTTACCAGGTGTCACCCCAATTCGCTACACTCAACTACAAGCACTATCTACCACTACTTTAGAAGCAGTCGCTAACATCAGTCCCAGCACGTTAGAAAACTTGATTGGTTTTGATCCTGAAGTCGCATCCAAACTCATATTGCAAGCGCAATCAACATTAACAAAACGTCCTTTAATTTTACCCTACGCTTTACCTGGAGAAAATCTTACATTTACAGCCCCCATCGAGTTATATTTTGATATTGAAGCACAACCAGATTTAAATTTAAATTACCTATTGGGGGTTTTAGTAGTTGATAGACAAGAGAACACAGAACAGTTTTATTCATTGTTAGCAGAAACACCAGCCGAAGAAGAATTAATTTGGCAGCAATTTTTAGATTTAGTTTGCCAATATCCCCAAGCACCAATTTATCATTTTTGTGCTTACGAAGTTGAGACCGTCAAAAAACTAGGGAGACTTTACCGTACACCTTACTCCTCAGTCAGTCCGATACTCAATCGCTTTGTAGATATTTATGAACAATTAACACAAAGCGTTGCTTTACCAATAGAAAGTTATGCCCTCAAAGCGATCGCTCGTTGGTTAGGATTTGAGTGGCGTGATCAAGAAGCTAGTGGTGCCAAGTGTATTTACTGGTATGATCAATGGTTAGAAACAGGCGATCACACCTTACTAGAACTGATCCAACGCTACAACGAAGACGACTGTCGCGCCACCCGCAAAGTTAAAGACTGGCTAGTTAACTTTTTTCAAGCCGAATATGCTAGAAAACTGGCGTAA
- a CDS encoding glycosyl transferase, with translation MKRPILYIAITNHGFGHTTRTASIAATIQKLCPEVLLILVTTAPRWLLESYIKGDFILRQRSFDLGVVQADSLSMDKAATLEKLREIKKNQNSLIASEVNFIRQNRVNLILADIPFLAAGFAKAANIPCWMTSNFSWEFIYRHWGGEFIEIADWISDWYNKSDRLFRLPFHEPMSAFPNILDVGLTGGSPNFSIDEIRTTWGITAPPEKTILLTFGGLGLQAIPYDNIRKFADWQFITFDALAPELPNLIKVQNRQYRPVDFMPICGRVVSKPGYSTFAEATLLGLPIITIPRNDFAEAALLLEGIKNYNHHQIITPTEFFDGNWDFLHDSTQPPKQAQPIAKDGNETIAKAVIDYFQGSIQG, from the coding sequence ATGAAACGTCCAATTTTATATATAGCCATTACTAATCACGGCTTTGGCCATACTACCCGCACTGCATCAATAGCCGCAACAATTCAAAAATTATGTCCAGAAGTGCTGTTAATTCTTGTCACAACTGCACCTCGATGGCTGCTAGAATCCTATATAAAAGGTGATTTTATCCTGCGTCAAAGATCATTTGATTTAGGTGTTGTTCAAGCTGATAGTTTGTCAATGGATAAAGCAGCCACTCTAGAAAAGTTAAGAGAGATTAAAAAAAATCAGAATTCGTTAATTGCGTCGGAAGTTAATTTTATTCGTCAAAATCGTGTTAATCTCATTTTGGCAGATATTCCCTTTCTTGCGGCTGGCTTTGCGAAAGCGGCAAACATTCCCTGTTGGATGACAAGTAACTTTAGTTGGGAGTTTATTTATCGCCATTGGGGAGGAGAATTTATAGAAATTGCTGATTGGATCAGTGATTGGTATAATAAAAGCGATCGCTTGTTTCGTCTTCCCTTCCATGAACCAATGTCCGCTTTTCCCAACATCCTAGATGTGGGTTTAACAGGTGGTTCTCCCAACTTCTCCATTGATGAAATACGCACCACTTGGGGAATAACTGCACCACCAGAAAAAACCATCTTATTAACATTTGGAGGTTTGGGTTTACAGGCAATTCCTTATGATAATATTAGGAAATTTGCTGATTGGCAATTTATCACCTTTGATGCCTTAGCACCAGAGTTGCCTAACTTAATTAAAGTTCAAAATCGTCAATACCGTCCTGTCGATTTTATGCCAATTTGTGGAAGAGTCGTTTCTAAACCTGGGTACAGCACTTTTGCAGAAGCTACACTTCTAGGACTGCCTATTATTACCATACCTCGTAATGACTTTGCTGAAGCTGCCTTGCTATTAGAAGGAATTAAAAATTACAACCACCATCAAATTATCACACCAACAGAATTTTTTGACGGCAATTGGGATTTTCTCCATGACTCTACCCAACCACCAAAGCAAGCGCAACCAATAGCTAAAGATGGTAATGAAACTATAGCCAAAGCCGTGATAGATTATTTTCAGGGAAGCATTCAGGGGTGA
- the rsmA gene encoding 16S rRNA (adenine(1518)-N(6)/adenine(1519)-N(6))-dimethyltransferase RsmA: MVQPRKQFAQHWLKSEKALNAIVKAAECQEDDRILEIGPGTGILTRRLLPLVHSLVAVEIDRDLCKLLVKQLGERENFLLLQGDFLTLDVASQLTGFAKFQKQNKVVANIPYNITGPIIEKLLGTIANPNPEPYDSIVLLVQKEVAERLYANPGSRTFGALSVRVQYLADCELICTVPAGAFYPPPKVDSAVVRLLPRQIEIPANDPKKLENLVKLGFGAKRKMLRNNLQSVIDRDRLTQLLEQLNINPQVRAEDLSVSQWVSLVNQVTGDW; this comes from the coding sequence ATGGTGCAACCGCGCAAGCAATTTGCTCAACACTGGTTAAAAAGCGAAAAAGCACTTAACGCCATTGTCAAAGCAGCAGAATGTCAAGAAGATGATAGGATTCTGGAAATTGGTCCGGGTACGGGAATTTTAACTCGGCGTTTATTACCTTTAGTTCATTCTTTAGTTGCTGTAGAAATTGACCGTGATTTGTGTAAACTACTGGTGAAGCAACTGGGCGAGAGGGAAAATTTTTTACTTCTACAAGGAGATTTTCTGACTCTTGATGTAGCATCCCAACTGACAGGTTTTGCCAAGTTCCAAAAGCAAAATAAAGTTGTTGCCAATATTCCCTACAATATTACGGGTCCAATTATTGAAAAGTTACTTGGTACTATTGCTAACCCTAACCCAGAACCTTATGACTCTATCGTGCTACTGGTGCAGAAAGAAGTAGCAGAAAGGTTGTATGCTAATCCAGGTTCAAGAACTTTTGGGGCGTTGTCGGTGCGGGTGCAGTATTTGGCAGATTGTGAGTTAATTTGTACAGTTCCTGCTGGTGCATTTTATCCACCACCAAAAGTCGATTCCGCTGTGGTGCGCTTACTCCCCCGACAGATAGAAATTCCTGCTAATGACCCCAAAAAGTTGGAAAATCTGGTTAAATTAGGGTTTGGGGCGAAGCGGAAAATGTTAAGAAATAATTTGCAATCGGTCATTGATCGCGATCGCTTGACGCAATTACTGGAACAATTAAATATTAATCCCCAAGTTCGCGCCGAAGACCTTAGTGTTTCACAATGGGTATCACTGGTAAATCAGGTGACTGGGGACTGGTGA
- a CDS encoding DUF6679 family protein — MLHRKIYQLCCDGREVCVFLRDQQRWIERARIIDIEGDLVTLRYETDEEDEVSSWEEMVRLESIGSVTQKLASVSRGNVEPLMTEDCPESERIRNRFTDLNPD; from the coding sequence ATGCTACACCGCAAGATTTATCAACTGTGTTGCGACGGGCGGGAGGTATGTGTATTTTTGCGGGATCAGCAACGCTGGATAGAGCGGGCCCGCATCATCGATATAGAGGGAGATTTAGTGACTCTACGCTATGAAACGGACGAAGAAGACGAAGTTAGTTCTTGGGAAGAGATGGTTCGTCTAGAAAGCATTGGCTCTGTAACGCAGAAATTAGCTTCTGTATCACGGGGTAATGTCGAACCTCTCATGACTGAAGATTGTCCTGAGTCTGAGCGTATCCGCAACCGGTTCACTGACTTGAATCCCGACTAA
- a CDS encoding secondary thiamine-phosphate synthase enzyme YjbQ, with translation MTHYQKLLRISTTGKSFQNITSKIAAIVADSGVKTGLCTLFLRHTSASLVIQENADPDVLIDLANFMAKLVPEGNHYIHDAEGADDMPGHIRTVLTHTSENIPINNGHLVLGTWQGIYIWEHRQHNHSRELVVHISG, from the coding sequence ATGACACACTACCAAAAATTATTAAGAATTTCTACTACTGGCAAATCTTTTCAGAATATTACCTCAAAAATTGCTGCTATAGTCGCAGATTCTGGGGTTAAAACTGGGCTTTGCACTTTATTTTTGCGTCACACTTCAGCCAGTTTAGTTATTCAAGAAAATGCTGATCCTGATGTATTAATAGACTTAGCAAATTTTATGGCTAAATTGGTACCAGAAGGCAACCATTATATCCATGATGCCGAAGGTGCTGATGATATGCCAGGACACATCCGCACAGTTTTAACCCATACTTCCGAAAACATTCCCATTAATAATGGCCATTTAGTCTTGGGAACATGGCAAGGTATTTACATTTGGGAACATCGCCAGCATAATCATAGCAGAGAGTTAGTAGTTCACATTTCTGGTTAA
- a CDS encoding Nif3-like dinuclear metal center hexameric protein produces MKIADLITWFEEWANPAWCESWDNCGWQIEPGVLEEEARVLVCLTPTLAVMAEAIALNANLIFAHHPLIFNPPKSLRSGEPLGEMVKLAFTHNIGIYSAHTNFDQVNDGTADVLAQMLHLQAVSPIVPTQSGLGYGRVGMLQAALTLQELLTTIQHQLNPPKLIFSPAANLQQQISRVAVLGGSGAGFISAVVKTNAQAYLTADCKFHQFQESRDQGLILIDAGHYATERPACDRLVQKFQSLNLNWVQLSQEDEDFRQFLP; encoded by the coding sequence ATGAAAATTGCTGATTTAATCACCTGGTTTGAAGAATGGGCAAATCCGGCTTGGTGTGAAAGCTGGGATAATTGCGGTTGGCAGATTGAGCCGGGTGTTTTAGAGGAAGAAGCACGGGTATTAGTGTGTTTGACTCCGACTTTAGCAGTGATGGCAGAAGCGATCGCTCTCAATGCTAATCTGATTTTTGCCCATCATCCCCTAATTTTTAATCCCCCCAAATCTCTACGCAGTGGGGAACCACTAGGGGAAATGGTGAAGTTAGCTTTTACTCACAATATCGGTATCTACAGCGCCCATACAAATTTCGACCAGGTAAATGATGGCACAGCGGATGTTTTGGCGCAAATGTTACATCTGCAAGCCGTTTCTCCCATAGTTCCTACCCAATCGGGTTTAGGATATGGCCGGGTAGGAATGTTACAAGCAGCTTTAACATTGCAAGAATTACTCACCACAATTCAACATCAACTTAACCCCCCAAAGTTGATTTTTTCCCCCGCTGCGAATTTACAACAACAAATTTCACGAGTTGCTGTTTTGGGTGGTTCGGGAGCAGGTTTTATTTCCGCAGTCGTGAAAACCAACGCCCAAGCCTATCTCACCGCTGATTGTAAATTTCATCAATTCCAAGAAAGTAGAGATCAAGGACTGATTTTAATTGATGCTGGACATTATGCCACTGAGCGCCCAGCGTGCGATCGCTTGGTACAAAAATTCCAATCACTCAACTTAAATTGGGTGCAATTAAGTCAAGAGGATGAAGATTTCCGCCAGTTTTTACCATGA
- a CDS encoding GerMN domain-containing protein — protein sequence MNTKIKYILPVILLAVCASISSCTSSDTSDNTSSPPTQNSTVSPTPLNSPVTSEPFSTQPSPDATSKAISGKTTQVTLYTSDAQCQDYVSKQASVSADEPMNEAVGKILEQRDTADFSLSGYRVNVNDGVATVDLRLAPESKRQIVSLSSCEQFALFGSLRKTLTSNPQWKIKDVRFTERGKEVVL from the coding sequence ATGAACACTAAGATAAAATATATTTTACCCGTAATTTTATTAGCAGTTTGCGCCAGCATCAGCAGTTGTACTTCCAGCGATACTTCTGATAATACAAGTTCACCACCAACACAAAACAGCACAGTCTCCCCAACTCCCCTTAATTCTCCAGTCACATCTGAACCATTTTCCACCCAGCCATCTCCAGATGCAACTTCTAAAGCTATTTCTGGGAAAACTACTCAAGTCACACTCTACACAAGTGATGCTCAATGTCAAGATTATGTTTCTAAACAAGCTTCAGTGTCAGCCGATGAACCCATGAACGAAGCCGTCGGGAAAATTTTAGAGCAACGAGATACCGCTGACTTTAGCTTGTCTGGGTATCGTGTAAACGTTAACGACGGCGTTGCTACAGTTGATTTACGGTTAGCTCCTGAATCTAAGCGGCAAATAGTTTCTCTTTCTAGTTGTGAGCAGTTTGCTTTATTTGGTAGTCTCCGCAAAACCCTCACCAGTAACCCCCAATGGAAAATCAAAGATGTCCGCTTTACAGAGCGCGGTAAGGAAGTTGTTTTGTAA
- a CDS encoding MBL fold metallo-hydrolase, giving the protein MRNDLSVSSLPDDGEAASELECLPYSVQHEDEGVCLLVRMGPHRILLDCGLGDISSLTRGITKSANKGSSLLAADLVLISHAHPDHARGLLALNQAFPLLPVYASEVTSKLLPLNWPEQAPEEIPAFCQALPLRSPIEIQENLVVELFPAGHLPGAVAILLTYHTENRDYKLLYTGDFFLSNSRLVDGLRLEELRGLNLDVLLIEGSYGTSRHPHRRNQENQLAERINRAIADHSSIILPTPALGLGQELLMLLRSHHHFTGRDLDIWVDGNVATGCDAYLELLPHLPASVQNFARHQPLFWDERVRPRVRRLKVEDLANLGSSPCIVLTDSTADLGKYCQPNTGTWLILLPEKIDIKVDQEYPAPTTIESYLLAQHSDGPGTTQLIHNLRPQHVVFVHGSPAYLADLTSLDELQNRYHIHSPAAGILVELPIGETFLQPSAPETNYEGELTELETVITITLPEAITDDPRWQQFADTGLIEARWQGEELVLRSLSQRELLNQNSLDVARNRHPHTWSDLECCGTCRYQRGQRCWNPAAPLYNFKVTLEGYCPAFERLSEHES; this is encoded by the coding sequence ATGAGGAATGATCTGTCGGTATCCTCTCTTCCTGATGATGGGGAAGCGGCTAGTGAATTGGAATGCCTACCCTATAGTGTTCAGCATGAAGATGAAGGTGTATGTCTACTAGTAAGGATGGGTCCACACCGCATTTTATTAGATTGTGGTTTGGGGGATATTTCATCTCTGACAAGGGGAATAACTAAATCGGCAAATAAAGGTAGTTCACTATTAGCGGCAGATTTAGTATTAATCAGTCATGCTCACCCAGATCATGCTAGGGGTTTGCTGGCGCTAAATCAAGCCTTTCCTCTGTTGCCTGTCTATGCTAGTGAGGTAACTAGCAAGTTATTACCCTTAAATTGGCCGGAACAAGCACCCGAAGAAATTCCTGCGTTTTGTCAGGCGCTACCATTGCGATCGCCTATAGAAATTCAGGAAAATTTAGTTGTAGAATTATTTCCCGCAGGCCATCTTCCTGGGGCTGTGGCTATTCTCCTCACCTACCACACCGAAAATCGTGATTACAAATTACTTTACACAGGAGATTTCTTTCTATCCAATTCTCGGCTAGTAGACGGATTACGTTTAGAGGAATTAAGGGGCTTAAATTTAGATGTACTCTTAATTGAGGGCAGCTATGGCACATCCCGCCATCCCCACCGACGCAACCAAGAAAATCAACTGGCGGAAAGAATTAATCGAGCCATAGCTGATCATAGTTCTATCATTTTACCCACACCGGCTTTAGGCTTAGGTCAAGAATTGTTGATGTTGTTACGTTCTCATCATCATTTTACTGGTCGGGATTTAGATATTTGGGTGGATGGTAATGTGGCTACTGGTTGCGATGCCTATTTAGAACTTTTGCCCCATCTTCCCGCATCAGTCCAGAATTTTGCCCGTCATCAACCTTTATTTTGGGATGAGCGGGTACGTCCCCGCGTGCGGCGGTTAAAAGTGGAAGATTTGGCTAATTTAGGCAGTTCACCCTGTATTGTCCTCACGGACTCTACAGCGGATTTAGGCAAATATTGCCAACCCAACACAGGGACTTGGCTAATTCTCCTGCCCGAAAAAATTGATATAAAAGTTGATCAAGAATACCCAGCACCGACTACCATTGAAAGCTATCTTTTAGCTCAACATAGTGATGGACCGGGAACAACCCAATTAATTCATAATTTACGACCCCAGCACGTCGTTTTTGTCCACGGTTCCCCTGCTTACTTAGCTGATCTGACTAGCTTAGACGAGTTACAAAATCGTTATCATATTCATTCCCCCGCTGCGGGAATTTTGGTAGAATTGCCCATTGGCGAAACATTTTTACAACCTTCCGCCCCAGAAACCAATTATGAAGGGGAGCTAACGGAACTAGAAACAGTAATTACAATTACCCTGCCAGAAGCAATTACAGATGATCCTCGTTGGCAGCAATTTGCGGATACTGGTTTAATAGAAGCTCGTTGGCAGGGAGAAGAACTGGTGTTAAGGAGTTTGTCCCAACGAGAACTGCTGAATCAAAATAGCTTAGATGTAGCCCGCAATAGGCATCCCCACACATGGTCTGATCTAGAATGCTGTGGTACGTGCAGATACCAAAGAGGGCAACGGTGTTGGAATCCCGCCGCCCCATTGTATAACTTTAAAGTTACTCTGGAAGGTTACTGTCCTGCCTTTGAACGGTTATCTGAACATGAATCCTGA
- a CDS encoding protein kinase domain-containing protein, translating into MPSKITLTITQGTLSGKEYSFDSRSTCIIGRNHDCNLQLANEIDMTISRYHCLLDINPPDIRVRDLGSLNGTFVNGKKIGQRKRNQTAREGLKLNFPEYDLQDGDEIKLGDILFKIGIEAEESQLIKTPTPVIEKVKPNFLNIIHQLLDLASEGNENLQIISCYKFVKSLGKGGLGEVFLAENSKLRKFVAIKLMSPAVAGKEEGIQKFLEEAEKTKCLQNPHIVQLLDYGFAEETFFFIMEYCEGGNVWDLMQRSGWRLPVNIAVEIIIQVLDGLIYAHQVEIPDGKMGTGKSLIHRDLNPYNILITYIDDKIVAKIGDYGLAKAFDLAGLSGQTLTGNQMGTPAFIPRQQVLDFQNSLPEVDVWATAACLYNMLTGYFPRDFTGDPWLAVLQNDPVPILQRNKTIPKKLAEVIDLALVEKPQITFQTAEKFKQALINSIP; encoded by the coding sequence ATGCCATCTAAAATTACTCTCACCATCACTCAAGGTACACTCTCTGGAAAGGAATATAGTTTTGATTCTCGCAGCACTTGTATCATTGGCAGAAATCATGATTGTAATTTACAATTAGCTAATGAAATTGATATGACTATTTCCCGATATCACTGCTTATTAGATATTAACCCCCCAGATATTCGTGTGCGTGACTTGGGAAGTTTAAATGGCACTTTTGTTAATGGTAAAAAAATCGGACAAAGGAAACGCAATCAAACCGCACGAGAAGGTTTAAAATTAAATTTTCCAGAATATGATTTACAAGATGGTGATGAAATTAAATTGGGGGATATTTTATTTAAAATAGGCATAGAAGCAGAAGAATCACAGCTAATTAAAACGCCAACTCCAGTTATAGAAAAAGTAAAACCAAATTTTTTAAACATCATTCACCAATTACTAGATTTAGCTTCAGAGGGTAACGAGAATCTGCAAATAATTTCCTGTTATAAATTCGTCAAGTCTCTTGGTAAAGGTGGTTTGGGTGAAGTATTTTTAGCAGAAAATAGCAAGTTAAGAAAATTTGTGGCTATAAAGTTGATGTCCCCAGCGGTTGCTGGGAAAGAAGAGGGTATACAGAAGTTTTTGGAGGAGGCAGAAAAGACCAAGTGTTTGCAAAATCCTCATATAGTGCAGTTGTTAGATTATGGCTTTGCTGAAGAAACTTTCTTTTTTATCATGGAATACTGTGAAGGAGGTAATGTTTGGGATTTAATGCAAAGGTCAGGATGGCGTTTACCTGTTAATATCGCTGTAGAAATTATTATCCAAGTTCTCGATGGTTTGATATATGCCCATCAAGTAGAAATTCCTGATGGGAAAATGGGAACAGGTAAAAGTTTGATTCACCGTGATTTAAACCCATATAATATTTTGATTACATACATCGATGATAAAATAGTGGCGAAAATAGGTGATTATGGTTTAGCGAAAGCTTTTGATCTAGCTGGTTTAAGTGGTCAAACTTTGACAGGAAATCAGATGGGTACACCTGCATTTATCCCACGTCAGCAGGTGCTAGATTTTCAAAACTCGCTACCAGAAGTTGATGTTTGGGCAACAGCAGCTTGTTTATATAATATGCTAACGGGATATTTTCCCCGTGATTTTACAGGTGATCCTTGGTTAGCAGTCTTGCAAAATGACCCTGTACCTATTCTTCAACGTAATAAAACAATTCCTAAAAAATTAGCTGAAGTGATAGATTTAGCTTTAGTGGAAAAGCCGCAAATTACTTTTCAGACTGCTGAGAAGTTTAAGCAAGCATTGATAAATAGTATTCCCTAA